The Halichoerus grypus chromosome 14, mHalGry1.hap1.1, whole genome shotgun sequence genome contains a region encoding:
- the PGAP4 gene encoding GPI-N-acetylgalactosamine transferase PGAP4, producing the protein MSTSAPPAAMLLRRLRRLSWGSTAVQLLILTVVTFGLLAPLACHRLLHSYFYLRHWHLNQMSQEFLQQSLKEGEAALHYFEELPSANGSVPIVWQATPRPWLVITIITVDRQPGFHYVLQVVSQFHRLLQQCGPQCEGHQLFLCNVERSVSHFDAKLLSKYVPVANRYEGTEDDYGDDPSTNSFEKEKQDYVYCLESSLQTYNPDYVLMVEDDAVPEEQIFPVLEHLLRARFSEPHLRDALYLKLYHPERLQHYINPEPMRILEWVGVGMLLGPLLTWLYMRFASRPGFSWPVMLFFSLYSMGLVELVGRHYFLELRRLSPSLYSVVPASQCCTPAMLFPAPAARRTLTYLSQVYCHKGFGKDMALYSLLRAKGERAYVVEPNLVKHIGLFSSLRYNFHPSLL; encoded by the coding sequence ATGAGCACATCAGCCCCTCCCGCTGCCATGCTCCTCCGGAGGCTGAGGCGGCTCTCCTGGGGCAGCACCGctgtccagctcttgatcttaACGGTGGTGACGTTCGGCTTGCTGGCCCCCCTAGCCTGTCACCGCCTCCTGCACTCTTACTTCTATTTGCGCCATTGGCACCTGAACCAAATGAGTCAAGAGTTCCTGCAGCAAAGTTTGAAAGAGGGCGAAGCTGCCCTCCACTACTTTGAGGAGCTGCCGTCTGCCAATGGCTCGGTGCCCATCGTCTGGCaggccaccccccgcccctggctggtcatcaccatcatcactgtcgACAGGCAGCCTGGCTTCCACTATGTCTTGCAGGTGGTGTCCCAGTTTCACCGGCTTCTGCAACAATGCGGCCCCCAGTGCGAGGGGCACCAGCTCTTCCTATGCAATGTGGAACGTAGCGTGAGCCACTTCGATGCCAAGCTGCTGTCGAAGTATGTCCCGGTGGCCAACCGCTATGAGGGCACTGAGGATGATTATGGTGATGACCCTTCGACCAACTCGtttgagaaagagaagcaggactATGTCTATTGCCTGGAGTCCTCCCTGCAGACCTACAACCCAGACTATGTCCTGATGGTGGAAGACGACGCCGTCCCGGAAGAGCAGATCTTCCCAGTCTTGGAGCACCTTCTGCGGGCTCGCTTCTCCGAGCCGCACCTCAGAGATGCCCTTTATCTGAAGCTCTATCATCCCGAGAGGCTCCAGCACTACATCAACCCAGAGCCCATGCGGATCCTGGAGTGGGTCGGCGTGGGCATGTTGCTGGGGCCCTTGCTAACCTGGCTCTACATGCGGTTTGCTAGCCGTCCAGGGTTCAGCTGGCCCGTCATGCTCTTCTTCTCCCTGTATAGCATGGGTCTGGTGGAACTGGTGGGCCGGCACTATTTCCTGGAACTGCGGCGGCTGAGTCCTTCCCTGTACAGCGTGGTCCCTGCCTCTCAGTGTTGCACCCCCGCCATGCTCTTCCCTGCCCCTGCGGCCCGCCGGACCCTCACCTACCTGTCTCAGGTGTACTGCCACAAGGGCTTCGGCAAGGACATGGCACTCTACTCACTGTTGAGGGCCAAGGGGGAGCGGGCCTACGTGGTGGAGCCCAACCTCGTGAAGCACATCGGGCTCTTCTCCAGCCTCCGGTACAACTTTCATCCCAGTCTGCTCTAG